The sequence AGAAGAGAGATCCTGAACAATCCGCAGCAGATTTCTTTGCATATCACACATCACCTCCTGCTTGGCAATGATCTCTCGTAGTAATGCTGAAACCAGAACAAAAACGGTTAATTCCTTGCCAGCTGTAACATAGAAatgaattttaaatggaaatagagCATAAGGTCTCACCAGAGTGCAGGTCCATCTCAGAAGCAGCATGAGGGGCAAGATGGAATGGCTCCGGAGTTCCATGGTGGCGAGATGGCTGGGAGGGAAGATGGTAGGATGGCTCAGGAGTTCCATGGTGGCGAGACGATTGAGAGGGAAGATGGTAAGATGGCTCAAGAGTTCCATGGTGGCGAGACGATTGAGAGGGAAGATGGTAGGATGGCTCAGGAGTTCCATGGTGGCGAGACGATTGAGAGGGAAGATGGTAGGATGGCTCAGGAGTTCCATGGTGGCGAGACGATTGAGAGGGAAGATGTTAGGATGGCTCAGGAGTTCCATGGTGGCGAGACGGCTGGGAGGGAAGATGGTAGGATGGCTCAGGAGTACCATGGTGGCGAGACGGCTGGGAGGGAAGATGGTAGGATGGCTCAGGAGTACCATGGTGGCGAGACGGCTGGGAGGGAAGATGGTAGGATGGCTCAGGAGTTCCATGGTGGCGAGACGGCTGGGAGGGAAGATGGTAGGATGGCTCAGGAGTTCCATGGTGGCGAGACGGCTGGGAGGGAAGATGGTAGGATGGCTCAGGAGTTCCATGGTGGTGAGATGGCTGGGAGGGAAGATGGTAGGATGGCTGAGGAGTTCCAAGGGCGTGAAACGGCTGCAGAGAGGCAAGTTGACTAGCTGGAGGAGATATTTCATCTGATGAGGAAATGGCATCACGCAACAGTGACGGCAGAGGTGGAATGGAGGGGACCTTAGGGAGGACTGGTTTGCGCGTCACAGGCTCCTCATCAGACTCCTCCTGACTCAAGAGGAAGCGCTGGTTTGTTCTTTGAAGAgagaaaactaaaattatttacaaCCCTACAGCCGTGTAAGGCCCATTTACACTGCCTACTATGAAGAGACCCATCCATGAATAAAACTAaggttttaaagtaaattaaatccCACAGTTACGGTTTCTCACCAACTACCCCACATACTATTTTTTTCAGTGAGACTTCTTACAGAAATTTGGCAACTTAAATGCTTAAATCTTTTTACATGCCTTAGTTTAAAGACAAACATTATGTAGAAAAACTGAGCAAAATCTGAGTGCAAAACGTTCAGCAGATTTGCGACATacttggtttttcttttttttggcctCCCCTCCTCTGCTTCTGACTGGAGGTCTGTGTCATCTTCTGCCCGACGAAGTTTCAACCTTGCCTCACTAAAGCTATCTGTCAAGAATGGGAACCAAGTGACTTTACCCAAGCCGGTAATGGTGATGTGAGATAAGATCATGATTGTTATCTATTAAATCATTAGGTTCTTGTAATGTCTGCATCCCAGTGTcaaatttacattacaaaaaactaataaatacactTAATGACACCAGTCATAAACATAAGTGTCATTAAAGTTCATGATGTGCATCATGCTAATAAGGCTTGCTCTTATGTTGACACTTTAAAATCAagtgttacagttacatttaaattttaagaaatacataaaaaagtggCTTAATTGAGTCTTGAACCATGAACAATGGATTAAAGTGAACACTTACTTGCTTTGTAAAGAACCCTGATGTCATAACTTGTCCAGGTCTCCTTAGGCATCTCACAGTTCTTGATGGCCTTCAACATGGCATCGGGTTTGTAGTTAGGCCATTTACAGACCTCTCCTTCCACCCACACACCTGGCACCACCTCCACTTCATTTGTCTTAATGAAGCTCACTATGAAATACACTGAGGGATGGGGTTGGGGGCGGGGGggaattaaaagttatttttgtgaTAAAAGGGGAATGACAACAAAACTGCCCTGTTCCCCATATGGCATCCTGAAATATTTGAATACGTCATTCAGCCttgtacattttaaatctgaAGACAAATTTGACACTACAAAAACTCCTACTTCTTTAGAATCAACCGGGTAATTAAAAAATGTCCCCATCTTTGCAAATTCACGGTAGATGATGTACTCCTGGCCTTTATAGACAATAATATTTTCCACCAAAGCAACAATCTGATTGATTCTAACACAATTGTCTCCTTCTGTAATTCTGATGTGCACACCATTCATTACCAGTTCTCTGAATTGAAGAACATCCCCTTCAAACAAGTCAGGTACAGGCCCATTTCTATGCTCTATATTTACTTGCGTTTTTGGCCACTTGACTTCAACGCTATGTTTTTGATTGTGAACTTCAGACACTCTACGGATCACCTGAGTTAGAGGGCTGTGTGGTTTCCTGATCATTTTTAATGTACACAGGTAATTTTCAAATGGAAACCCAGAGATCACATCTAAATGACCATGAATCTTTACATCATCACTAAGATGAATCAACCCATGTATATTGTAGACAACAAACTCAGGACCATACAATTTACTAAAGTGCTCCCCAAATGACATAAGTAACCCTTTCACAAACCCATTTAGAGCTGAACAAATGCGGGGATTGGCTAAAATCGAGATGGCAACTGATAGCAGCTTGAAGTTGTTATACATTTCCTCAGGTAACACACCCCTAAGAACAAGAGGACCGGTGTACAGAAGGAACTGCCTGAGTTCAGTTGCCTTCCACCTTAGTCTTtctcagaggtgtcaagtaacgaagtacaaatactttgttactgtacttaagtagaaatttggggtatctatactttacttgagtaattatttttcagccgactttttacttttactccttacattttcacgcaagtatctgtactttctactccttacatttaaaaaaaatagcttcgttactgctatttcattccgAATTGTTATCGttcaaaaagagagaaagaaaaaaaacctatccagataaattgcgccatccggatggagtgaatttgattgtggttggatgagaagtatacacatataccattccgacaccctattggtccatacgcgatccatcacacctgcacatgacacaaatcacatcacactgcatagacagttttgggttcgtttatcaaaaaatatatttcttaaaagtaggttggaaccagtagtattcgatcgcctcagagtcagtccgcttaaatttcaaatgaaaccggcgtcagtccggtctcctcccgtctttcagcgcgctcttcaatccgcggaCCGCGTTGGAGCAGCGCGaactcaaacagagacagaggacacaaggtgtgtgtttaccgatagattgttagaatatctctatctgtgaagttctttgtcataaatacagtttacaaaaggtcacgatcagtcggtttctcatctagtgtaaagttttcgcttgtcaccgctaatcacgaaacagctgtttccttacacttatttaaatatacttcatttaatcatacgtacatacactactgtgcaaaagtcttaggcagtattttcacttaaaagaatggtgttcggccagttatttatatattttgctgtagagtgtcagtataaaatatcagtttacatttccaaacattcattttgccgttgtcaaactgcttgtgcattcaaaatcgcactagattattattaaaattaatggcaaactactgtcctactgacacattgcagcaaaagatataaataactggcttaaaacccttggtgctggcgcgctgctgtaggtgacatagagggaggccaccgaaaaaccaggctcttgtcttcatgacaacaatataaactttttttttttttttacacacctactgataggacaccgtcaacagtattgacggcaaaatagattatgtttgacaggtgcaatatttgaaaatctataataatttattttattttttaaattacatttatatctgaatttatgccaacctatagactttcaaatatcaaaatgtcatgaattaatatgtatttgtgtacaaaatgacatgtaaacatattttcctagtatattttgacTTGAAACGCTTCCGACACTCGCGCGTgttgcgtgaaaaataggcgtcagttctatttccagcatgcacgcgttttccgcgcggctcgaggcgcacctgagacgcgcgtctcacgcaggcagtctgtatgctctaacctgttaacatgggagccgaattaaaaacagacacgccacgcagctgagacgcttgcgccacgcatccagtgtgtcgccggcctgacacgcagcagaaacgccacacagccagtgtgtcaccatGAGAGTTCAAGCGCGAACTTCGCCTGATCTCATGAAGGCACGGGTTTTTATAAAAGCGCAAAACTATGTGGAAAACATGTACAACTCAAATGTATAATAAGACTGGCGCATCCCTCATGTACACTAGTAGGCAGAATAAAGCGGGAAAATGTCTGCCTCCTGCATTCTTTCGGTGACCAACGGACACAACCACAGCGCCATTTTGACCACGCCATGCGGTGTAAAATAGATACGAAGAAGTGGCTTTTATACGGATTTCTTCAAACAACCATTGAATACTCAACAAATGtgttattataatacaaataaactgcCTATTCATACGCCATATGCAATTTTCTCATCAAATTCCTGTCATCTAAAGCTGTCATGGCAATCTGCCTGGTGCTCACGAGGACACGTTAACGTTAGGGCGCGAAAAAAAAACTACTTCGATAAAAGACGTTTACATAgcctatgcaaaaaaaaacaaaacaaaaaaaaaacacatacagaacacaaCTTACCTTACTTTTACTTGgctcttcaggaaatgtacatgAAGATTTGGTTTGGTCAAGAGAAACGGGCTTGGTTAAGTGCTGACGCTAAGGTCTGGTACAACCATTCAAAAACCGGACAGTTTATGCTTATCATATCATACTTAACTTACCACCAATACATCAGGAAATATAATTAGGTTACTGGCTATTTGCAGGACAGTTAATggaattactaaacaaaaataaatcataattcagCTTAAGCAACACACTTTACCTCAACGCAGTTCAGGTACAGTCTGAGGATGAGAACTGTCCGTTTTAAATGGCGCGGCAGCAAGGTCAAAGGGTaaatcataaatgttttaatgagtTAGTTTTTTCATACTTAAATATCAtgtataagtttttattttattatgtcaagTTAATTATGGTCAGACCCTACCtttacatacattaaaaaaattgtgtaaccATGTAATTTCATAAAATTATGACAAAGACAACCTTGTCCAttagaggatatatatatatatatatatatatatatatatatatatatatatatataatgataaaactGGAGAGGAAATACTTGTTTAATTCatttcacaatcactctcacatcAGCAACTGAAAAATACGTTGAATCTGGCATGTTTCATATTTGCCAGAAGAGAGCCATAAAATAATGCCCCTCCCTCCACCACTTCCAGTTGCGCCACCACCGATTCCGGGACTCTTCAGGTTTGCCATTCATTTGCCAACAACGTACACAAACCAAACAAATGCCAGAGGAATCCAGAAAAGGCCCGGAAGATTTTGCTATCTGGGatgttagtcgcatgcattctgtcaaactaatctatcattttttcttttgcactaatctatatcattctttctaactaatctatctgtcattctttctaactaatatatctttcaactaatctataaactataaacttctaacttctttaaacttcttaaaactttctggtcaggctttctcaagccaacttgaagtttgtctcaacaaactttttttctagTTAGAATATGATATCTATATACAGTAACATGTTTGTTTTGTACACTGTGTTCTTCAAAGGTGTGTAAGTGTCTCGTTAGTGTAGTTTTAAGTAGGGTAACATTTGAGCTGGCAAACTAGCCAGAGCATTTGAGAATATCCTATTTAACGACTCTGGCAGTAGCTAGCATCATGCGATTACATATTTGATTTGGTGTAAATATTCCATTCTCACGGTAACACTTCGTCCAACTCACATAGACTACAGCTCCACTGTAGGTTGGTGGATAATTACCTCAGAGCGTTTTGCAAACGTTCGCCAAAAACTCAAGGCAAACATGAACATGTTGATGTTTAAGACCTATATTAAATTATCAGTTACATCTTACATAACATTAAAGGATCAGTATTCTAATATTCTAATCAATATTTAAACCAGAGAGCTAAGAGCTATAACGTTAGTTAGAACtgtatgttataaaaaataagattataaCAATCAAAGAACATAAAAAGAAACAAGATTATAAGTATTCGGTAACTATCAAAGAACATAGGCTATCAAACAGAGCAGAGTTATAATGTACATAAACATGTCATGCAAATTTACTTCTGCAGGAGTAGCAAACACACCAACTCCTCACATGTGTACACACATGTGCCCTAGTCATCTTCAAGTGACTTATTGTCAGTTTACACACTGACAGAGGTTTGTACATGGCAGCTCATGAAGTTTACATGTGCATTTACCCTtaacacaattaattttttttacacgaACAGTGCACAAGTTCCAGTATGGCCTCTGGAGCTGGTGGAAGTGTCATCCAGTCCACTCCGTAGAAATCTCCTACCATCTTCCAGCCATGATTTACAGGAGGATGAATGTCTGGCATGCACTCAAGACTCCTTCTGTGTACTGCAGCCTGATAGCCTGCCCCCCGGatgtgttatttttttctcttatctattctttctttctttctttctacctattttttttttctttctacctaTCTATTGAACTGTATTGCCTGAACGTTCGGGCTAGgcttttcaagccaacttaaaagTTTGCCAACAAATTTCATCTAGTtttttgtacactgtaaaaaatattacatgctaTCTGCTTACAAAAATTATGGTAACAATATTACACGTATTACAGGATAActcgctggcgccgatacaggatggctgcctccgtgacgtgctctgcagttgtttttgtgtttttgttattttgtcctgtctttagttatattcctgcaatcagtttcaccagggacgaATTGCTGGACATTTGGCAACACACATCTCCCGATATATCACCGGTTTTCGACTATACTGATGTTTTGCTGGACATTCTTGTCGGCGGAGCGGTTGCGCTGATCACACGCTTCAagaggacgcgcagacggggaaaAAGAGCTGGCGCGCTCGTGAGGGGCAGCTCTGGATTCCTTTATTATGATTTGGCCTAAATGTGGGACGGATCTGGTCCAGTACCATTTTGGATCCGTGCCAGATCTGGGCCAGCTCATATATatatgctaacacacacacacacacaaataaattcaaatacaGTTCGTTTATTTGGATAGTACTGTTCACAATACATATTTCAGAAcacctttacagaaaatgcatgtttctttgttacaaataaaaagtaatgtcCATATACCACAGTATTTGTACAGTTACCTGATAATACAAATCACATAAGTAgattatgaaataattaatacCATTAAAGCAATCATTACAAGCATCTTACataatagataataaaatattttactgtcttatggcactgatattttttttttttgttaagttgttATACAAAGCTCTTAAGACAACAAAACGTTTAAAGTACTGAGTTCTGAACACTCTATTAAagcaatattcatattaaaacaattgaattactaaaaaaaaaaaaaaaaacaatacaaaagacGTATCATTGTGCATCGTTTCTTTCCTTTTGAAAATGTATGCACAAAAAAGCAAAATTAAAGGTTTATTTGGTACACTACCCCAAGCAGTACAAGTCTCTACTTCTAGTGCTTCCTGTACATAATATTCACTAagcttaaagggtaagttcatccaaatataaaaattctgtcattaattactcaccctcatgttgttccaaactcgtaagacaacttgttcatctttggaacacaaattaagatatttttgatgaattctgagacctctctgaccctcccatagacaacAATGTAATTTTCACGATCTAGGTCCAGAAACGTGGCAAGAAGATCGGTAAAATAATCTATGTGACAACAGGGATTCAACAATAATTCTACAAAGCTACGagaacactttttgtttttgggtgaacagaCCCTTTAAACCAGTGCTACACAATGAGAAAGAGAATAATCTGAACAATTACCACAGGGAAGTGTTTATATCACAGGGAAATGTTCTTATAAATGTGTCACCATTGTGTGCTTGAGTTGGTTCTAGTAGTAATAGAGTCCTCTGCCATGCTGTTTTTGAGGTAAATGTGATCCCTCCGTCTGACTCCACAGCTTAAAGACAGTTCACTTCTTTTCATTTGTCtctaaaaaaacaaagcaaaaaaaaaaaaaacatgacgtatggacaaaaatgttattgccatacacacacacacacacgtatgcatGCATCCtgttcatacatacacacacacacatactgtatacacacacatataaggtcaaaagtttacatcttgcaaaatctacaaaatgttgaacatttttgacaaaagagggatcatacaaaatgcatcttattttttatttagtactagcCTGAatcagatatttcacataaaatatattgtccacaagagaaaatagtttactttataaaaatgaccccgtTCAATAGTTTACTGTGTTGTAAGTAACACACAGACTTATTATAGCATTGATATAGAACTATGACTATCATAACAGGtacaggtacatctcaataaattagaatgtcatggaaaagttcatttatttcagtaattcaactcaaatttgaaaattgtgtttgaaataaattgagtgcacacaaactgaagtagtttaagtctttggttcttttaattgtgatcacatttaacaaaaacacatcaattcaCAATCAGAATATGGTgatgtcaatcagctaatcaactcaaaacatctgcaaaggtttcctgagccttcagaatggtctctcagtttggttcactagtctacacaatcatggggaagactgctgatctgacagttttccagaaggcaatcactgacacccttgaCAAGGAGggcaagccacaaacattcattgccaaagaggctgctcacagagtgctgtacccaagcatgttaacagaaagttgagtggaaggaaaaagtgtgaaagaaaaagatgcacaaccaaccgagagaaccgcagccttatgaggattgtcaagcaaaatcgattcaagaatttgagtgaacttcacaaggaatggactgaggttggggtcaagacatcaagagccaccacacacagacgtgtcaaggaatttggatacagttgTCGTAGTCCACTTGTTCAGCCACTCCTGAGACACAGACAActtcagaggcgtcttacctgggctcaggagaagaaaaactggactgttgctcattagtccaaagtccttttttcagatgagagcaatcTTTTTTTATCTAATTTGGAAACCCAGAtcctagagtctggagaaagGCTGGATAGCccaagctcatagcccaagttgcttgaagtccagtgttaagtttccacagtctgggatgatttggggtgcaatgtcatctgctggtgttggtccattatgttttttggaaaccaaagtcactgcaaccaTTTACCactaaattttggagcacttcatgcttccttctgctgaccagctttttgaagatgctgatttcattttccagaaggatttgtcacctgtccacactgccaaaagcaccaaaagttggttaaatgaccatggtgttggtgatcttgactggccagtaaactccccagacctgaaccccagggagaatctatgggctattgtcaagagaaagatgagaaacaagagaccaaaaaattcagatgagctgaaggccactgtcaaagaaacctgagcttccagaccacctcaacagtgtcacaaactgatcacatccatgccacgccgaactgagacagtaattaaagcaaaaggagaccctaccaagtattgagtacatgtgcagtaaatgaacatactttccagaaggacaacaattcactaaaatctttttttttttttttacggaggattctaatttgttgaaccaaaatcatcacaattaaaagaaccaaagactttaactacttcagtctgtgtgcactgaatttatttaatacacgagtttcataatttgagttgaattactgaaataaattaactatccatgacattctaatttattgagatgcacctgtatatagttCAGGATGCTGAGTGTGAAGTTATTTAAAGGGGCATTTCTCCAGAAAGCTGCAAACCACAATCGGTCCTAACATACATTATGCTTTGAACAGCAATAGTTGTAACATTATCAGGCACTCAATATTATCAAtacacaattatacattgtagcattcaAATAGTTTTAATTACTTAACCtccactgaaatataaaaaagggGGACTCACCTTACTATCTGACAGTCCCTGCTCTGGAACCTGAAAATGAAACAGATTGTTATATAGTGTTACTGGATGcgtgtgatactttttttttttaggatttattgatgaataaaaagttatttattcagcttttacattacataaataaataatattttaataaaaattttaaaagacTTATAATcagttcaaatatttatttcctttgtgaatatattgtgaaatgttatttatttctgtgatcaaatttgtaatttcagcatcattcctccagtcttcagtgtcacatgatcttcagaaatcattctaatatgatgatttgttgctcaagaaacatttctgattattattatcaatatttaaaacagttatactctttaatatattaaaaaatcatGATATacaaccattcaaatgtttgttgATGAgtgttatttaaaagaaataactgttttcattcAGCATATAGCCATTAAATTGTTagaagtaaaacatttataatgttgcaaaaatatatttcacataaattatgttcttttgaactttctgttcaccAAAGAATCATAGAAATGTTTCCAGGAAATTTTAAGCagcaaaaaacaaaccaaaataaatccaGCACTCAACCTGCATTTTGGAATAATGCATAAAGGATCATGctttgaagactgcagtaatgatgctgaaattttacAGGAATAAGctacaacattaaaatacattcaaacagaaaattatttaacattgtaataatatttcacaatattacttttaactttatatttgttaaaataaatgcaagcaGTCTTAAAGGATTAGCTCACTTCTAAATTAATTTACTCATAATTTACTCCCtttatttattgtctttctttcttcagtcaaaaagaactctggaatgttttcctcaaaaataagaaaattttaattcagaaatgaacTAAAGTTAATACTATTTTAGAGTTAGCACTGCGAGCTCACTATAATTACCACGCAgcgatcttaaaaaaaaaaaattatagaaagaGTTAAAAGAACTAAAgtttaaattaagtaattaagttaaACATTTGTTAATTATGTATAATTGCAGACCTCTGGACGTTTTCTTCATGTTAGCAAGTCCTCTGATAACATAGGCCTTAGTGTTCGCCAACAATACAGTCTGACACAGATCTAAGAATCAATAAAACACCAAACCTTTAAGTTATCGAGTAAGTTACACAGCATAAGACATTGATTTAGTTTGTTCGCACGGTGCGTCATACCTTGGTGAGGTTTTTGATAGAGCCCGACatagctaattgcatttaaatcggcatctgcgtttataacggccgatgaaacatgagaaacggagtctcatgcttcactcatgttatgagtgttgcatagtttgcccaccagagggcggtctgcaactccagagttgacaacagcgccagaaattcactacagaagaaagcgatcagccgagccacccaggtgagtctgtcgttcgtcatgtgaaatgattgtagatttagttcatacactgtatataaaaacggtgtggtagttctagctaacggtcctatcattatcacttctaaatattctgcaacatcacttacagccgctaatgcattgctatattagattagccacaaagctaataccatgtttatcagtggaagagcgcgaacgttaataagaggtcaaacttaCGTTAGCTTTTaacttattcttattctattgcggtgtgtttcccacataatgaccgcgtaatggtcCTTTCACACAGTACGCGGTCTGCACGGCGCTTGcccgctgggtttagcgttgcccttcagatacaacgcgatttgcgctgcgctTTGGCgttggcggagttttaaaaacttttagcgggagctctttcatagtctgttgttcctcctttcggtcagcagcaaacatgtatctgtcccgttgtaagaagcgagc is a genomic window of Carassius auratus strain Wakin unplaced genomic scaffold, ASM336829v1 scaf_tig00039105, whole genome shotgun sequence containing:
- the LOC113083698 gene encoding uncharacterized protein LOC113083698, giving the protein MPFPHQMKYLLQLVNLPLCSRFTPLELLSHPTIFPPSHLTTMELLSHPTIFPPSRLATMELLSHPTIFPPSRLATMELLSHPTIFPPSRLATMVLLSHPTIFPPSRLATMVLLSHPTIFPPSRLATMELLSHPNIFPLNRLATMELLSHPTIFPLNRLATMELLSHPTIFPLNRLATMELLSHLTIFPLNRLATMELLSHPTIFPPSHLATMELRSHSILPLMLLLRWTCTLHYYERSLPSRR